In Solobacterium moorei, a single genomic region encodes these proteins:
- a CDS encoding helix-turn-helix domain-containing protein, whose protein sequence is MLTKNSHMSYSDRQIIETGIENGSTKQAIATTLGKDKSTIGKEIKFHRVLAYKCNLPLECANYKRCKHERHCTLNCIDYVPFKCTRRDKSPGACNGCGNYRSCLYDKYRYSALDAQHDYQMTLTSSRQGVNATVNDIKQLGELLLPLIKKGQSIYSILQSHKEIKLSEKTIYNYIENGVFQDVGVSIGAIDLKRVVRRKMSKQKRNTYKPRKDNRYLTGRKYSDFLIYMEKNPNAKVVEMDTVYNDVSNGPFLQTFKFREYDLLICIYQTVKDSLHMLDGILLLEKILGKEMFEKEAEVILTDRGSEFVLAEEAEIREDGTRRTRMFYCDSMASWQKGSLENLHLLVREICPKGCDLHALGLTSQEKANLISIHINS, encoded by the coding sequence ATGTTAACGAAGAATTCACACATGTCTTATTCAGATAGACAGATCATTGAAACTGGTATCGAAAATGGTTCTACCAAACAAGCTATCGCTACTACCCTTGGTAAAGACAAATCAACCATAGGAAAAGAAATCAAATTCCATCGTGTCCTTGCATACAAATGTAATCTGCCTCTAGAGTGTGCTAACTACAAACGCTGTAAACATGAACGCCATTGTACTCTGAATTGTATCGATTATGTCCCTTTCAAATGTACTCGCAGGGACAAGTCACCAGGAGCTTGTAATGGATGTGGAAACTATCGCTCTTGTCTCTATGACAAATATCGATACTCTGCCCTTGATGCACAGCACGACTACCAGATGACACTTACATCTTCACGACAAGGTGTCAATGCGACAGTAAATGATATCAAGCAGCTCGGTGAACTCTTATTACCATTGATTAAGAAAGGTCAGTCCATCTACTCTATTCTTCAAAGCCACAAAGAAATCAAGTTATCAGAAAAGACGATATACAACTATATCGAAAATGGTGTCTTCCAAGATGTGGGTGTATCGATCGGTGCCATCGATTTGAAACGTGTCGTAAGACGAAAGATGTCCAAACAAAAGCGCAATACATACAAGCCACGTAAAGACAATCGATACCTGACAGGAAGAAAGTACTCCGACTTCTTGATATACATGGAAAAGAATCCAAATGCCAAGGTCGTAGAGATGGATACGGTATACAACGACGTGTCCAACGGACCTTTCCTACAGACCTTCAAATTCAGAGAGTATGACCTGTTGATATGTATCTATCAAACCGTAAAGGACTCCTTACATATGTTGGATGGGATCCTATTATTGGAAAAGATATTAGGAAAAGAAATGTTCGAAAAAGAAGCCGAGGTCATATTAACAGACAGAGGAAGTGAATTCGTCCTAGCTGAAGAAGCGGAGATACGTGAAGATGGAACTCGCAGGACACGTATGTTCTACTGTGATTCGATGGCCTCTTGGCAGAAAGGTAGTCTAGAGAACCTACACCTATTGGTAAGAGAGATATGCCCAAAGGGATGTGATCTCCATGCATTGGGACTTACATCACAAGAAAAGGCAAATCTCATCAGTATCCATATCAATTCATAA
- a CDS encoding DUF5692 family protein, with product MLFHISGDTAIYQWVAMLGVLASLILLNEFSRRTKFGGILMFFVLPLILTVYFIAIYVSARMGAEWALHNQTYLYMNGWFHYAKLYASLTGCIGFMMIKYKWGIGKQHWFRAFPFAIVAINILIAVASDFESAINGWYKWWLSSEGVWLYGGWHNVFNGLAGLINIFCMTGWWAVYSSKDEKDMVWPDMIWVYILIYDVWNFAYTYNCLPTHTWFCGVALLLSPTIPALLWNKGGWIQNRANTLCIWCMFAQVFPLFQETLADGTKAFPWVTLPTLYADGTLNGIVAGGSANANPTMMTIVSGLALVVNLIAIIYIIRTCMKTKKNPYKGEVFTEFKYYKDAAARAVID from the coding sequence ATGTTATTTCACATTAGTGGGGATACGGCCATATATCAATGGGTCGCAATGTTAGGGGTACTTGCCAGCTTGATCTTGTTGAACGAGTTTTCTCGTCGAACAAAGTTTGGCGGTATCTTGATGTTTTTTGTTTTGCCATTAATTTTAACAGTGTATTTTATCGCAATTTATGTATCAGCTAGAATGGGTGCAGAGTGGGCATTACACAATCAGACATATCTATATATGAATGGTTGGTTCCATTACGCAAAGTTATATGCATCACTAACTGGATGTATTGGATTTATGATGATTAAATACAAATGGGGTATTGGGAAACAGCACTGGTTCCGTGCATTCCCATTTGCGATTGTTGCAATTAATATTTTAATTGCAGTAGCTAGTGACTTCGAATCAGCGATTAACGGATGGTATAAGTGGTGGCTATCTTCTGAAGGTGTTTGGTTATATGGTGGGTGGCACAATGTATTCAACGGTTTAGCTGGTTTAATTAATATCTTCTGTATGACAGGCTGGTGGGCTGTATATTCTTCTAAAGATGAGAAGGATATGGTATGGCCAGATATGATTTGGGTATATATCTTAATTTATGATGTATGGAATTTCGCATATACATATAACTGCTTGCCAACGCATACTTGGTTCTGCGGTGTTGCACTATTACTTTCACCTACAATTCCTGCATTGTTATGGAATAAGGGTGGATGGATTCAAAATAGAGCGAATACATTATGTATCTGGTGCATGTTTGCACAGGTATTCCCATTATTCCAGGAAACATTGGCTGATGGCACAAAGGCATTCCCATGGGTTACATTACCAACGTTATACGCAGATGGAACATTAAATGGTATCGTAGCAGGTGGAAGTGCTAACGCAAATCCAACCATGATGACGATTGTGAGTGGATTAGCTCTTGTGGTAAACCTTATTGCAATCATCTATATTATCCGCACTTGTATGAAGACAAAGAAGAATCCATACAAGGGAGAAGTATTTACAGAATTTAAGTATTACAAAGATGCAGCTGCTCGTGCAGTAATTGACTAA
- a CDS encoding helicase-related protein: protein MQYPLTKFQEAVSKECQMNIRTQDVLLECVCGAGKTEMVLASIADALNENRKVCFAIARRQVVLELSERLKTYFKKAKIIAVCGGHTDEIDGDLIVCTTHQLYRYQGQFSLLILDEPDAFPYRGDEVLHGIAQHACIGHVIYLTATPDNYLLNRVQEGTMRHIVLNKRPHGHDLPVPRLFIYPSIVLFWVLLRWINKHTCNPRIIFVPTIKTASILGKILSIFMKCYVCTSESEDRDRIIYEFKKESNGIMIATTVLERGVTIPKADICVWHANHSVFDEAGLIQMAGRAGRSFTSPEGDVLFLCSEKTELVQLCKEKIEQANHVCIV from the coding sequence ATGCAGTATCCCTTAACAAAATTTCAAGAAGCAGTATCTAAAGAGTGTCAAATGAATATAAGAACACAGGATGTATTACTAGAGTGTGTATGTGGCGCGGGTAAAACGGAAATGGTACTTGCTAGTATTGCGGATGCATTAAATGAGAATCGAAAAGTCTGTTTTGCGATTGCAAGAAGACAAGTTGTATTAGAACTATCAGAAAGACTAAAGACCTATTTCAAGAAAGCAAAAATCATCGCAGTATGTGGTGGTCATACGGATGAGATTGATGGAGATTTAATTGTGTGTACAACTCATCAGTTATATCGCTACCAAGGACAATTCTCGTTACTGATATTGGATGAACCGGATGCTTTTCCATATCGTGGCGACGAAGTACTACATGGGATTGCACAACATGCGTGCATAGGGCATGTCATCTACTTAACAGCGACGCCAGACAATTATTTGTTGAATAGAGTACAAGAAGGGACAATGCGTCATATCGTGTTAAATAAAAGACCACATGGACATGATTTGCCAGTCCCAAGACTTTTTATTTATCCATCGATAGTATTGTTTTGGGTATTATTACGATGGATAAACAAACATACATGCAATCCAAGAATTATCTTTGTGCCAACGATAAAAACTGCAAGTATATTAGGAAAAATTCTGAGCATATTTATGAAATGTTATGTGTGTACAAGTGAAAGTGAAGATAGAGACAGGATCATTTATGAGTTTAAAAAAGAATCAAACGGTATTATGATTGCGACGACAGTTCTAGAACGAGGTGTCACAATTCCAAAGGCAGATATCTGTGTATGGCATGCGAATCACTCGGTATTTGATGAAGCTGGCTTAATTCAAATGGCTGGTAGAGCAGGGAGAAGCTTCACATCACCAGAGGGAGATGTATTATTTTTGTGTAGTGAGAAGACAGAACTTGTACAGCTTTGCAAAGAGAAGATTGAGCAGGCAAATCACGTATGCATTGTTTAA
- a CDS encoding phosphoribosyltransferase family protein: MHCLMCGLEKGDGDIIDILENDDPLCHTCRSSLKHVRFRMKFHGYKLYASYVYDDTFAKILVQYKECFDEALKTVFLYPFRWWLMIRFFGYTVCYLPSSKEKITKRGFHHLEKMFSSLSLRQADLFEKVNDFDQKNRSVEERMRMADNIALKKDCVVPKKVLLVDDTITTGASLLGALRCLKDYDCKIVIYVVSVNHLWLKKPRIFGK, from the coding sequence ATGCATTGTTTAATGTGTGGATTGGAAAAAGGAGATGGGGATATTATCGATATTTTAGAAAATGATGATCCTTTATGTCATACATGCCGCAGTAGCTTAAAACATGTCAGATTTCGTATGAAGTTTCATGGATACAAGCTATATGCGAGTTATGTTTATGATGATACGTTTGCGAAGATATTAGTTCAATACAAGGAATGTTTTGATGAAGCTTTGAAAACAGTATTTCTCTATCCATTTCGTTGGTGGTTGATGATACGATTTTTTGGATATACTGTCTGTTATTTGCCAAGTTCAAAAGAAAAAATCACAAAACGTGGGTTTCACCATCTAGAAAAGATGTTTTCATCACTTTCTTTACGGCAGGCGGATCTCTTTGAAAAAGTGAATGATTTTGATCAGAAAAATCGTAGTGTGGAAGAACGAATGAGGATGGCTGATAACATTGCATTAAAAAAAGATTGTGTTGTGCCAAAGAAGGTTCTATTGGTAGATGATACGATTACAACAGGTGCTTCTTTGTTGGGGGCACTTCGTTGTTTGAAGGATTATGACTGTAAGATTGTAATTTATGTAGTCAGTGTGAATCATCTCTGGCTAAAAAAGCCTAGAATATTCGGGAAATGA
- the secA gene encoding preprotein translocase subunit SecA → MANFLSRLFNEDARKLKQIQKKIKPVLDLEEEYKAKSDDELKAMTPYLREKLAAGATLDDIFVEAFATAREACRRVIGEFPYPVQLMGAAVMQGGDIAEMKTGEGKTLTSVMAVYLNALEGKGVHVVTVNEYLSERDSAWMGEIHRFLGLTVGLNLRQLTKAQKRAAYACDITYTTNSELGFDYLRDNMVTRVEDRVLRGLNVAMVDEVDSILIDESRTPLIISGGKKDTANLYLQADRFVKRLVKDEDYELDVKSRTVQLTEKGTAKAEATFRIENLFNLAHTQLLHHINQALKANYVMLRDIEYVVDEENDEIVIVDPNTGRLMKGRQWSDGLHQAVEAKEGISIKQETTTLATITYQNFFRLYNKLCGMTGTAKTEEEEFLEIYNMYVFEIPTNRPVARIDYPDAVYGTKKAKFNALVDEVVERHAAGQPVLVGTIAVETSELISKYLKERHIPHEVLNAKNNAREADIIAKAGQKGAVTIATNMAGRGTDIKLGEGVRELGGLCVLGSERHESRRIDNQLRGRSGRQGDPGMSRFYVSVQDDLMVRFGAEHMEALFAKLGDTVIESKTVTRSISGAQRRVEGVNYDARKQLLQYDDVMRQQRETMYDTRNFILENDDVHAVIHDMFKRVISDIVAAHFNSEARDQDLNELIAALDGIGFKGVVRVEDIEGRTENDVVDICLEQAWSDYEQKIEKVKDKVLPIEKEVSLRMIDRAWSNHIDTMSKLRDGIGLRSYAQSNPLQAYVTEGFNLFEDMMRTISREIVAFCMNIRVVDGPEQEA, encoded by the coding sequence ATGGCAAATTTTTTAAGTCGATTATTCAACGAAGACGCCCGTAAGTTAAAACAGATTCAAAAGAAGATCAAGCCAGTTTTGGATTTGGAAGAAGAATATAAAGCAAAAAGTGATGATGAACTCAAAGCGATGACACCGTATTTGAGAGAAAAGCTCGCTGCTGGTGCTACTTTAGACGATATCTTTGTGGAGGCATTTGCAACAGCACGTGAAGCCTGCCGAAGAGTGATTGGAGAATTCCCATACCCTGTTCAGTTGATGGGCGCTGCTGTTATGCAAGGTGGCGATATCGCTGAAATGAAGACGGGCGAAGGTAAGACTTTGACATCTGTTATGGCGGTATATCTAAATGCCTTAGAGGGTAAAGGTGTTCACGTTGTAACTGTAAATGAGTATCTATCAGAACGTGACTCCGCATGGATGGGAGAAATTCACCGCTTCTTAGGACTAACAGTTGGCTTAAATCTTCGCCAATTAACAAAGGCTCAAAAGCGTGCAGCGTATGCATGTGATATTACATATACAACAAACTCAGAACTTGGATTTGATTATCTACGTGACAACATGGTAACGCGTGTAGAAGATCGTGTACTACGTGGCTTAAATGTTGCGATGGTCGATGAAGTTGACTCCATTTTAATCGATGAATCTCGTACACCACTAATCATTTCTGGTGGTAAAAAAGATACTGCCAATCTATATCTTCAGGCTGATCGCTTTGTAAAGCGTTTGGTAAAAGATGAAGATTATGAATTAGATGTAAAGTCACGTACAGTTCAGTTAACGGAAAAGGGTACCGCAAAAGCAGAGGCTACTTTCCGTATTGAAAACTTATTTAACCTAGCACATACACAGTTATTACATCACATCAATCAGGCTTTAAAGGCTAACTATGTGATGTTAAGAGATATTGAGTATGTCGTAGATGAAGAAAATGATGAGATTGTAATCGTCGATCCAAATACTGGCCGTTTGATGAAGGGTAGACAATGGTCTGATGGCTTACACCAGGCAGTTGAAGCCAAGGAAGGCATTTCTATCAAGCAAGAAACAACCACTCTTGCGACGATTACATATCAGAACTTCTTCCGTCTCTATAACAAGCTTTGCGGTATGACTGGTACAGCGAAGACAGAGGAAGAAGAATTCCTAGAGATTTACAACATGTACGTATTTGAGATTCCAACAAACCGTCCAGTTGCACGTATTGACTATCCGGATGCGGTATATGGCACAAAGAAGGCAAAGTTCAATGCACTTGTGGATGAGGTTGTAGAACGTCATGCGGCAGGGCAACCGGTACTAGTAGGTACAATCGCGGTTGAAACTTCCGAATTAATTTCTAAGTACTTAAAGGAACGTCATATTCCACACGAAGTATTGAACGCTAAAAACAATGCTCGTGAAGCAGATATTATCGCTAAGGCTGGTCAGAAGGGTGCAGTTACAATTGCGACAAATATGGCTGGTCGTGGTACTGATATTAAGCTTGGTGAAGGTGTTCGTGAGTTAGGTGGTCTTTGTGTATTGGGCTCTGAAAGACATGAATCTAGACGTATCGATAACCAGTTGCGTGGACGTTCTGGTCGTCAAGGGGACCCAGGTATGTCACGTTTCTATGTATCTGTACAGGATGATCTAATGGTTCGTTTTGGTGCGGAACATATGGAAGCGTTATTCGCAAAACTTGGTGATACGGTCATTGAATCTAAGACGGTTACACGTTCTATCTCCGGCGCACAACGCCGTGTTGAAGGTGTAAACTACGATGCTCGTAAACAGTTATTACAATACGATGATGTTATGCGTCAACAGCGTGAAACAATGTATGATACAAGAAATTTCATTCTTGAAAATGACGATGTTCACGCAGTCATTCACGATATGTTTAAGCGTGTCATCTCTGATATTGTTGCAGCACACTTCAACAGTGAAGCTAGAGATCAAGACTTAAATGAACTCATTGCGGCTTTAGATGGTATTGGCTTCAAGGGTGTTGTTCGTGTAGAAGATATCGAGGGACGTACTGAAAATGATGTCGTTGATATCTGTTTAGAACAGGCTTGGTCTGACTATGAACAGAAGATTGAAAAGGTAAAAGATAAGGTGTTGCCAATTGAGAAGGAAGTATCCTTACGTATGATTGACCGTGCTTGGTCTAACCACATCGATACGATGTCGAAGTTACGTGATGGTATTGGTTTGCGTTCCTATGCGCAAAGTAATCCTCTACAGGCATATGTCACAGAAGGATTTAACTTATTTGAAGATATGATGCGTACAATTTCTCGTGAAATCGTAGCGTTTTGTATGAATATCCGTGTCGTGGATGGACCTGAACAGGAGGCGTAA
- the prfB gene encoding peptide chain release factor 2 (programmed frameshift) gives MELYEMRQSVSQCQAKLESLGYSLDLEGKEKRLAENNALMAEADFWNDQKKAQKIIRESNQLKALIETHHSLTDSFAELSEGIGELSSSFDEDMNELISEEYTETMKKFEEFEIQVLLSGPYDNHNAILEIHPGAGGTEAMDWAAMLYRMYMRWAERKGFKIELMDYQEGEEAGMKSCSVLIQGPMAYGYLKAENGVHRLVRISPFDSNARRHTSFASVEIMPEFEDDLEIEIDDKDLDIITMRASGAGGQHINKTDSAVRMTHIPSGITVFCQSQRSQIQNREACLNMLKSKLLQLKIRENEERAAAVRGEVKANEWGSQIRSYVFAPYTMVKDLRTGHEAGNVQAVMDGEIDGFIDSYLRSMIKADE, from the exons ATGGAATTGTATGAGATGAGACAAAGCGTTTCACAGTGCCAAGCAAAATTGGAGTCGCTTGGCTACTCTCTT GACTTGGAAGGGAAAGAGAAACGTTTAGCAGAAAACAATGCCTTGATGGCAGAGGCTGACTTCTGGAATGACCAGAAGAAGGCACAAAAAATTATTCGTGAGAGTAATCAATTAAAAGCTTTAATTGAAACCCATCATTCCTTAACTGATTCCTTTGCGGAATTAAGTGAAGGAATCGGTGAATTATCATCTTCCTTTGATGAAGATATGAATGAACTTATCAGTGAAGAATATACAGAGACAATGAAGAAGTTTGAAGAGTTTGAAATTCAAGTTCTATTGTCTGGACCATATGATAATCATAATGCTATTCTAGAAATTCACCCAGGTGCTGGTGGAACAGAAGCAATGGATTGGGCCGCAATGTTATATCGTATGTATATGCGTTGGGCTGAAAGAAAAGGCTTCAAGATTGAACTGATGGATTATCAGGAAGGTGAAGAAGCAGGTATGAAGTCCTGTTCTGTCCTCATCCAAGGTCCTATGGCATATGGTTACTTAAAGGCAGAAAACGGTGTGCATCGTTTGGTTCGTATTTCACCATTTGACTCTAACGCAAGAAGACATACTTCCTTTGCATCAGTCGAAATCATGCCAGAATTTGAAGATGATCTTGAAATTGAAATTGATGATAAAGACTTAGATATTATCACAATGCGAGCTTCGGGGGCTGGTGGTCAGCACATCAATAAGACAGACTCCGCTGTACGTATGACACATATCCCTAGTGGAATCACTGTCTTCTGTCAATCACAGCGTTCCCAAATTCAAAACCGTGAAGCGTGCTTGAATATGTTGAAGTCAAAGCTATTACAGCTTAAGATTCGTGAAAATGAAGAGCGTGCTGCTGCAGTAAGAGGTGAAGTGAAGGCAAATGAGTGGGGCTCTCAAATTCGTTCGTATGTCTTTGCGCCATATACGATGGTAAAAGACTTACGTACTGGTCATGAAGCAGGTAATGTACAAGCTGTCATGGATGGCGAAATTGATGGCTTCATTGATAGTTACTTACGTAGTATGATTAAGGCAGATGAATAA
- a CDS encoding RluA family pseudouridine synthase, whose protein sequence is MNKELCYQITNKQNGLTVKAVLSSLGFSRHEISRFKFSAYQMYLNEKPVKVNRVVHTGDVLVIQELNIETYTLHPCTVRPDILYEDEDVVVVCKPAGMPSHPSHHHLTDDMGTLLRDYYQDEHFVIRPIGRLDKDVSGIMIYAKNQLSAARLAAQRKDGILQKHYYAIVEGQLEDKDTLIFSLIKEDGQMTQSFNQGGKQCVTEYEVIKHYQTECLIRVYLKTGRTHQIRAGFAGIGHPLCGDTLYGGSIHWIKRPALHCARIEFLQPFTKEKMILEKSLPEDMKRK, encoded by the coding sequence ATGAATAAAGAACTGTGCTATCAAATCACAAATAAACAAAACGGTCTTACAGTAAAGGCCGTTTTATCGTCTTTGGGTTTTAGTCGTCATGAGATTTCACGCTTTAAATTCTCAGCATATCAGATGTATTTAAATGAGAAGCCGGTGAAGGTCAATCGTGTTGTGCATACAGGAGATGTACTAGTAATTCAAGAACTGAATATAGAAACATATACACTCCATCCATGCACAGTACGACCAGATATCTTGTATGAAGATGAAGATGTTGTGGTTGTGTGTAAACCGGCAGGTATGCCATCTCATCCCAGTCATCATCACTTAACGGATGATATGGGAACACTTTTAAGAGATTATTATCAAGATGAGCACTTTGTAATTCGTCCAATTGGACGATTAGATAAAGATGTATCAGGGATTATGATCTACGCAAAGAATCAACTCTCGGCCGCAAGATTAGCAGCACAAAGGAAGGATGGAATACTTCAGAAGCACTACTATGCAATCGTAGAAGGACAGCTAGAAGATAAAGATACACTGATTTTTTCCTTGATAAAGGAAGATGGACAGATGACACAATCCTTCAATCAAGGTGGAAAACAATGTGTTACAGAATATGAAGTGATTAAACACTATCAAACAGAATGCTTAATCAGAGTATATTTAAAAACGGGAAGAACACACCAGATACGTGCTGGCTTTGCGGGTATTGGTCATCCACTTTGCGGAGATACGCTATATGGCGGTAGTATACACTGGATCAAGCGGCCAGCATTACATTGTGCAAGAATAGAGTTTTTACAACCATTTACCAAAGAGAAGATGATTCTAGAGAAATCACTACCAGAAGATATGAAAAGAAAGTAG
- the nudC gene encoding NAD(+) diphosphatase, whose translation MIQDIYPHIYKNVFQTGVTPTDNDIIFSFEEDQVLMKDEHQFYRYHEISKKSSCYYLFSIDNLKFFLADLTSLNHIKVSFRAMRTFENRMLGFAAITAWQLYRWIQDNKYCGKCGHPMDFDQKERAMRCPHCSNIVYPKISPAVIVGITNDKGQILVTKYAHGHYQSYALVAGFCEIGETIEETVKREVKEETGLDITDIQYYKSQPWSFSSTLLLGFWCKAHGDTPIQMDENELRVARWADRDEAINSLDDASLTTEMIQYYKQGKIV comes from the coding sequence ATGATACAAGATATATACCCACATATTTATAAGAATGTATTTCAAACAGGTGTTACACCTACTGATAATGATATTATCTTCTCTTTTGAAGAAGACCAAGTCTTAATGAAAGATGAACATCAATTCTATCGTTATCATGAAATTTCCAAGAAGAGTAGTTGTTATTATCTATTTTCAATCGACAATCTGAAATTCTTCCTCGCCGACTTAACCAGTCTTAATCATATTAAGGTATCCTTCCGTGCGATGCGTACCTTTGAAAATCGAATGTTAGGTTTTGCGGCAATTACAGCTTGGCAACTGTATCGTTGGATTCAAGATAATAAATATTGTGGTAAGTGTGGTCATCCAATGGACTTTGATCAAAAAGAAAGAGCGATGCGTTGTCCACATTGCTCAAATATTGTATATCCTAAGATTTCGCCTGCTGTTATCGTTGGTATTACCAATGACAAAGGACAGATTCTTGTAACGAAGTATGCACATGGTCACTACCAAAGTTATGCACTCGTTGCCGGTTTCTGTGAAATTGGTGAAACGATAGAAGAAACCGTAAAGCGTGAAGTAAAAGAAGAAACAGGCCTAGACATAACTGATATTCAGTACTATAAATCACAACCATGGTCCTTCTCATCCACATTACTATTAGGATTCTGGTGCAAAGCGCACGGTGATACTCCTATCCAGATGGATGAAAATGAGTTGCGTGTAGCACGATGGGCAGATCGTGATGAAGCTATTAACAGTCTAGATGATGCATCACTTACAACTGAGATGATTCAATATTACAAACAAGGAAAGATAGTCTAA
- a CDS encoding type II toxin-antitoxin system RelB/DinJ family antitoxin encodes MKNKENRTLRIDHDIKVQATKLFKSLGFDMRIATGIFYRQALQHHGLPFDAKIEKPNIETYAAMEDAIKRKDLNGSFDSVEELMGVIR; translated from the coding sequence ATGAAAAATAAAGAGAATAGGACACTACGAATCGATCATGATATTAAAGTGCAAGCAACAAAGTTATTCAAATCTTTAGGGTTTGATATGCGTATTGCTACTGGAATTTTCTATCGACAAGCATTACAACATCATGGGCTACCATTTGATGCGAAAATAGAAAAACCAAATATAGAGACATATGCAGCGATGGAAGATGCCATAAAAAGAAAAGATTTAAATGGCTCTTTCGATAGTGTTGAAGAACTGATGGGGGTCATTAGATGA